A stretch of the Aphis gossypii isolate Hap1 chromosome 2, ASM2018417v2, whole genome shotgun sequence genome encodes the following:
- the LOC114123046 gene encoding protein NDNF: MLVRLWLAVLMAELLTVVAFKPLEANLTRDGPITKSMLVIPHDFDHVVPVTKFRTKFHILIPQDSDRNLSVTVTPSCNTVLNWDLKFIPLTRFNQTVVILWNNNKSSDIGRLLIEYTGVSIPVTYDHGRANRGLYVISAQTAAGDDSNAMFYVGLKQKSQKKQFGYRPNGIRIKKGGQKIYLRWNLSHIDHHLMKYSLVVSTSKIYTTICEAELRLEEKQNINFTYSDDDLRLDDRLEIHHLGFNTSYTLNDLIYDETYYFTVFVLHGPHIATHHANATYKFQKSKPIGLKDAKPKMINLRAQNGKASFRYKVGNNRQLAKDVPPNTLYWYVMPCDGVVYVEIRCRKTLLINKRVFGYEKFILNNTKSGERYVLKVESVSVDETQRIRSIEVMATVRPEMIQMPDMPSDLSIQQYVEPDDCQSVKIGWLSANSLTDLKYCVYVQENSNSLESVDFSVKPDQCKVRYGKSRRSDFSNNYRTKTRCYIGEKGIVLVEKILKLKPLTTYTIQVTVTKPRGRTLSYDLLKLDTNSCGLN; the protein is encoded by the exons ATGCTAGTGCGGTTATGGTTGGCGGTATTAATGGCCGAGTTGTTAACAGTGGTCGCCTTCAAACCGCTGGAGGCTAATTTAACACGCGATGGACCTATAACGAAATCAATGCTTGTTATACCTCATGATTTCGATCATGTTGTTCCAGTAACCAAATTTCGAACAAA GTTTCACATTTTGATACCCCAAGACTCCGACCGAAATCTGTCCGTGACCGTCACGCCGTCATGCAACACCGTGCTCAACTGGGACTTGAAGTTTATACCTTTAACAAGATTTAACCAAACAGTtgtcatattat ggaacaataataaatcgagTGATATAGGAAGACTACTCATAGAATACACCGGTGTATCCATACCTGTCACATATGATCATGGCAGAGCAAATAGAGGTCTTTACGTTATATCAGCCCAAACAGCAGCTGGCGACGATTCAAATGCTATGTTTTACGTTggtctaaaacaaaaatcacaaaaaaagcAATTCGGCTACCGTCCGAATGGAATAAGAATCAAAAAAGGTGgtcaaaaaatttatttaagatggAATCTAAG tcaCATAGACCATCATTTAATGAAGTACAGTCTTGTAGTCAgtacatcaaaaatatatacgacgATCTGCGAAGCTGAACTTCGTTtggaagaaaaacaaaatataaattttacttattctgATGACGATTTACGACTTGACGATAGATTAGAG atACATCATTTGGGATTTAACACAAGTTATACGttgaatgatttaatttatgatgaaaCGTACTATTTTACTGTGTTTGTGTTGCACGGACCTCATATAGCCACACACCATGCCAACGCTACATATAAATTTCAGAAGTCCAAACCCATTGGACTAAAAGATGCGAAACCCAAAATGATCAACCTGAGGGCTCAAAATGGAAAAGCATCCTTCAGGTACAAG gtgGGAAATAATAGGCAGTTGGCAAAAGATGTTCCtcctaatacattatattggtACGTCATGCCATGTGATGGAGTGGTATACGTTGAAATTCGTTGTCGTAAaacgttattaataaataaaagagttTTCGGTTACGAGAAATTTATCTTAAACAACACTAAGAGCGGAGAAAGATACGTGTTAAAAGTGGAGTCCGTGTCTGTAGACGAGACTCAACGCATCAGATCAATTGAG GTAATGGCCACCGTACGACCAGAAATGATTCAAATGCCAGACATGCCGAGTGATCTAAGTATTCAACAATATGTCGAACCAGATGATTGTCAATCTGTAAAGATCGGTTGGTTATCAGCGAACTCACTGACTGATTTGAAATATTGCGTGTACGTACAAGAGAATAGTAACAGCTTGGAAAGCGTAGACTTTTCAGTAAAGCCAGATCAGTGCAAAGTTCGATATGGCAAAAGTAGAAGAAgtgatttttctaataattatcgGACGAAAACTCGATGCTATATTGGAGAAAAAGG AATAGTTTTAGTAGAAAAGATACTCAAGCTTAAGCCATTAACAACCTATACCATTCAAGTTACAGTTACTAAACCAAGAGGAAGAACACTATCGTACGATTTACTAAAATTGGACACAAACTCGTGTGGGCTAAACTAA